The stretch of DNA CCTTCGGCCGCGCTGGCCAGCACCGGCGCAGTCGGCACTTGATCGAGTCCAACCGTAAAGGCGAAGACGCCGCGGGTGACGTGCCCATCGACTGCCGACAGGGCCTTCCACGTCACCGTAAAGGTGCCGTGGGGGAGGTCACCGACCCCGACGATCAATCCGAGCCGGTCCGAAGGGTCAGGTCTCAAGTCCCTGCGGTCCATCCGCCGCTGCGTTCGGTCAAGGACCTGGATTTCGCTGAAACGCGGCTCCGGCTCTTCAGAGAACCACAGCTCCACCTGCCTTGGGGCCACCTCGAGGATCGAGTCGGCGGCCGGGTCCGACCGGATCAGCTCGGCGTGCGCATCGGCTACCCGCGGGGCGGAAAGAAGCGCCAGCCCGATCGCGAGCCACAGGGGAGCAGTTCGCCATGCCGATACCCGGAGCCTCCGCGCGACGCGTCCATAAGCGAGCGGCCCGTCCGACGTCATGAGTGTTCGGGGCTCCCCTCGACGGGGGCCGCGTGGGCGGGCCGCCGAGCGAGCAGTCCTATCACGGCAGCGGCCGCGACGACGAGGCCGGTCGCTCCCAGAGCCACGCCGACGACGGCGAGGCTGCGCGCGGCCCCGGCGTCGGACTGCGCCGCGGCCGCTGCTTCCGCGGCTTGACGCGCGCTCCGCGCCACGTCATTCCCCAGGGGAATCTGGTCCGGGAACTGGAGGGCCTCCACGGACTGTACATCGTTGAAGCGGCCTGGCCCGGATTCGAATTCCTCATCGATCGGCTCGCTCTCGACATTGCCCGTGAAATGGAAAATGTACGTCCCGCTCCTCGTCGGAATGAAGTCGGCCACGTACTGGCCCGGGTGGCTAAACACGGGGCGGAGCTTCAACTCTTTCGGCTGCCCGCCGCCGAAGGCGACGGTCGCTCGGAGCGAGTCCGCCAAGCCCTCCACCGGTCGATTCTCCTCGCCGGGGACCGTGACGGTCAGTTGGGCGCCGTTCGGCTGGCCCTGGATGGCCGGTTCCGTGTTGAACCCAACAATGAATGAATAGGGACCGACTGCTCGTCGCTCGTGGGCTAGAGCAGGCGTAGGTATGACCTCCGCGATGGTCAGGACGACTGCCGCGACCGCCGCGGCGCAACTCAAAGGGCGGAATTCCACGATGTCCTCCAATTTTGACCCTCGGCGCCCCAGTCGGGGGGCCCGTGGAGCTCGCTTCTTACGTGCTGGTGGGTCAGATCTCTCGATCGTGCCCTTACCGTCCGGTGGAGCTGGGGCCTGTCCCCAGCCGCCCCGGTGCGGCTCTTGACGTCCCGGAGGGAGAAGAGTCCCCGCCGTGACGATCCGCGCCAACCGCGCCGTGGTCATGGCCCAGTTGGGGGAGGCGCGTCGCGCGATCAGGCCGGCGGCGGAGGAGTTAGTGGACGGATGTCAATCTGATTGAAGAGGCGGCGCCGGTCGCGCTGTATGCCCTCGCCGCGCGCCCGGACCACCGATGCGAGATTTGGCAGCGGAGCCGACAGCGCCTGGGTAGTGAGCAGTGTCAGGATGGCCAGGGGTACCGCCGGCACCATCGCTGGCGCACCAGGCAAGGCAACAGGGGTGGCGGTCGCCAGATGGACGTGGGGAACCTGGTAGCCGTGGAGATGAGGGGGGAGCGGCTCGCCATCCGGCACGGCGTGCGCGTGGCCTGGGATGCGCTCCGCGCCGTGATGGTCCAGCGCCACGACGAGAATGGGGAACAGAAGTATCGGCACCACCGCCCCCCGGAGAGCGCGACGGCGAAACTCGGCGGAAACAGCAACGCGCGCGAGCCTCCGCACGAAATCTCCACGAATAGATCCGTCCTCAGGAATTCTGCGGCGCGGGATTATGGGAGGGCAAGCGCGCGACCGCCGGCTTCGAATCAGCCGCCACGCGCGGACGACAGTCTCCTCGAGGCTCACACGTTCATCACCATCCTCGAGGGCGAGATCACCAACATCCCGATCGTGGACGGCCAGAAGGCGGAGCCGGTGGTCTATGGGCCGGGGGACTCATTCATCGAACCGGCCTGGGAAGGCCAGGAAGCAGGCAACAACGGAGCGGTCCGGGCGCGCTGGCTCCAGACCCGACTGGTGCCCAGAGGTGTCCCCGCCGCGGTCAATCTTCCCATCCCGAGCTCCCGTCCCGATGCACCCGACGTGACCGTACCGTACACCGCCAGCATGGAAATCCTCAATGTCAGTGGCCACATCGACGTCTACCAGAGCTGGACAGAGTTTTCGCCCGGCGACCAAATGCCACCTCACTTCCATCCCGGCGCTGAGCTGATCCTCGTAACGGACGGGGAACTTACGTCGATGAAAAGCGCGACGACGACGGTCCTTGCGGGCGAGGCGATCCGGAATCAACCGGGCGAGATTCGCGCCAGCGCCAACAGGTCGACGGAGCAGACACGAGTCGTCACGACCCATCTCATCGCAAGTGGCAGGCCGCAGGCGTTTCCAAGCGGAACAGGCAGCGCAGACGCCGAGGACAGGGATGAGTGATGGGTTAACGGTAGTCTCGCTGCTTCGTGCGGCACGCCTTTCGTGGAGGCGTCGGCTACGCGCTTGAAGCCGGCCGTTTGCCAGTGCGGCTTGGTGATCGCCCGCCAGTCGGTGAAGACCGCCGAAAGAGGAGCCTCGAGGCCATGACGGGGCGCATTGCCTGAATGTCGCGCAAGCGGCATCTGCACGTCGATGCGCTCGGGTTCATCATCCGTGCCTTGGCCCGGTGGGTGTTGGAACGGGCCTTCGGGTGGCTAGGCCGTTCCCGGGGACTCGCGAAGGACTACGCGGCTACGCGGAGTACCCGGAGAGCAGCAAGGCGTGGATGCACTTGGCGATGGAGCCATGGGCCTGCTCCGTCGCCTCGCTCTGGCCACCCGGGCTGTCACACAGGCTCTAGGCGGGCACGGCATGGGCCACGTCGTCCGGCTCGTGGAGGCAGACCGCGTTCTCCGGCCAGAGGAGCGTCTGCGCGGACGTTCGCACTTCCTGGATGGTACCCCAGGCGATCCAGGCTGCCAGTCCTGCCCCGACGAAGGCATCGACAACGCTCCATCCGAATGCCATCACGAGAATGCCAGCGGCCACGGGCGCCATCGAGACGTACACGTCGCCCAGGTTATGGAGATAGGCGAGCCGGATGGCAGCGCTCATATGCCGCACCCTGCCCAGCATGTGGGCGACACCCCCGTTGGCCGCTGCCGACAAGACGCCGACCACAATGGGGAGCAGCCCGCTGACCGGTGCGGGATTGAGCGCGCGATCGAAAGCCTGCCCGGCGATCATCGCGCAGACCACTAAGAGGCCCACCGAGTTGAGCAGATTCGCGGACCGTTGAAAGTTGCGGGACATGCCAACGGGCACAATGTAGGCAAGGGTCAGACAGACCAGGGCGAGCTCATCGGAAAAGTTGTGGGCGGCGTCGGCGACAAGGCTGAGGCTGTGACCGTGAAGACCAGCGATACCTTCGACAGCGAAGATCGCCGTATTCAGTGCGGCAGCGGCCACGAGAGGTTTTCGGACGTGGGACACGGTCGCACTCCTTGGTCAGGTCGCCGAGAGAATAGTAGACGACGAGGCTGATACGGTGATCGGCGATCGGCACTTCGCCCGCCCGGCCCCCGAGGGCTGCGGAAAGGCCTGCATGCGCGGCGTCGAGACCGGAGTATTATGGTCCAGGCAAACGAAGTGGCCCCGGACGCCCTGCCGTACTCTGACCGTGGAGCAAGCGCCATGATCGGCCCCGCCGACGTGCTGTCACGCGACATCGTCGAGCGCGTGCTGCTGAAGCTCGGCGTCGCAACGGAACCGGCGCCGAACCTGGAAGGATTGAGCGCCGTGTACCGGGCCTGGTGCCAGCGGGTGCCGTTTGACAACGTAAAGAAGCTCATCCACCTCGGCGAGGAATGTGGCGGGCCATTTCCCGGGGACGACGCCAATGACTTCTTCGATAGCTGGCTGCGGCACGGGACCGGAGGCACTTGCTGGGCGGGTAACGGAGCGCTGTTTGCGCTGCTCAACACCCTGGGCTTCGCCGCCACGCGCGGCATCGCGACGATGATGCGGTCGCCCAATACTCCACCCAACCATGGAACCGTCGTGGTCGAGCTGGACGGCTCGCGCTACCTCGTGGATGCGTCGATCCTCCATGGCGAGCCCCTCCGGCTCGAGGAGGCGGGGGCCACCGCGACCGCGCATCCTGCGTGGGGCGTGCGGTGCGAGCTGCGCGACGGTCGCTGGAACGTGGCGTGGCTCCCCTTGACCGCCCCTGAACGGATCTTCTGCCGAGTCGAGCGCCTCGGTGCGTCGGCCGACGAGTTCCGACGGATGCACGAGTCGACACGCAGCTGGAGCCTCTTCAACTATGCGCTTTCCGCGCGCGTGAATCGGCGCGACGCCGTCGTCGGGGCGGGACTTGGGCGGCGGGTGACCATCACGGCGACGGGCGCGGTCACGCAGCAGCCCCTCTCTCCGCAGGAGCGCGCGCGGCTCCTCATCGACGAGATCGGGATGAGCGAGGAGATCGTGAGTCGCCTGCCACCCGATCGGCCGACGCCGCCTCCGCCATGGGCCGCGACCAGCGGCGACGGGTCCGCGACGGAAGACTGAGGGATCGGCCGAGCGCTCTAGGCCGCACGCGGTCGGGATCCGTGGCGATCGCCCGGCCGAGCCAGGGCGAGCGGCGCGAGACTCACATCTCCATCGGCGCGGGCGCACGATCCCCTTGCGCCTGCCCCCGCGGCAACGCGACGTAGTCTCCCATCATGCCGTTTTCCATGTGCTCGGCCACGTGGCAGTGGAACATCCACGTTCCCGGCTCGTCCTCGACAAAGTCGATGGTGAGCGACCCACTTGGCCCGAGCAGAGACGAGTCCTCGGGTCCCGCAGGCGTCTGCCACCGATGCCCGTGGAGGTGGACCATGTGAAATTCGGTTC from Chloroflexota bacterium encodes:
- a CDS encoding arylamine N-acetyltransferase, yielding MIGPADVLSRDIVERVLLKLGVATEPAPNLEGLSAVYRAWCQRVPFDNVKKLIHLGEECGGPFPGDDANDFFDSWLRHGTGGTCWAGNGALFALLNTLGFAATRGIATMMRSPNTPPNHGTVVVELDGSRYLVDASILHGEPLRLEEAGATATAHPAWGVRCELRDGRWNVAWLPLTAPERIFCRVERLGASADEFRRMHESTRSWSLFNYALSARVNRRDAVVGAGLGRRVTITATGAVTQQPLSPQERARLLIDEIGMSEEIVSRLPPDRPTPPPPWAATSGDGSATED
- a CDS encoding copper resistance CopC family protein encodes the protein MTSDGPLAYGRVARRLRVSAWRTAPLWLAIGLALLSAPRVADAHAELIRSDPAADSILEVAPRQVELWFSEEPEPRFSEIQVLDRTQRRMDRRDLRPDPSDRLGLIVGVGDLPHGTFTVTWKALSAVDGHVTRGVFAFTVGLDQVPTAPVLASAAEG
- a CDS encoding cation transporter, with protein sequence MSHVRKPLVAAAALNTAIFAVEGIAGLHGHSLSLVADAAHNFSDELALVCLTLAYIVPVGMSRNFQRSANLLNSVGLLVVCAMIAGQAFDRALNPAPVSGLLPIVVGVLSAAANGGVAHMLGRVRHMSAAIRLAYLHNLGDVYVSMAPVAAGILVMAFGWSVVDAFVGAGLAAWIAWGTIQEVRTSAQTLLWPENAVCLHEPDDVAHAVPA
- a CDS encoding cupin domain-containing protein, with the translated sequence MDVGNLVAVEMRGERLAIRHGVRVAWDALRAVMVQRHDENGEQKYRHHRPPESATAKLGGNSNAREPPHEISTNRSVLRNSAARDYGRASARPPASNQPPRADDSLLEAHTFITILEGEITNIPIVDGQKAEPVVYGPGDSFIEPAWEGQEAGNNGAVRARWLQTRLVPRGVPAAVNLPIPSSRPDAPDVTVPYTASMEILNVSGHIDVYQSWTEFSPGDQMPPHFHPGAELILVTDGELTSMKSATTTVLAGEAIRNQPGEIRASANRSTEQTRVVTTHLIASGRPQAFPSGTGSADAEDRDE
- a CDS encoding multicopper oxidase domain-containing protein, producing MFFTGMDRDATGLGRDFDVINGRAYMGNVPTPRTTVGDRVRLRVLALGTEFHMVHLHGHRWQTPAGPEDSSLLGPSGSLTIDFVEDEPGTWMFHCHVAEHMENGMMGDYVALPRGQAQGDRAPAPMEM